Proteins encoded by one window of Ramlibacter tataouinensis:
- a CDS encoding general secretion pathway protein GspB, whose protein sequence is MSYILDALRKADVQRERNRLPGLQAQPHATPEPARPIARGAWLLAGAAAVLGIGGVAAWQSLQGGPVTDSAPPAAPAVAVAAPSPTPQPAPAAQILPPAPPPLPAPAPAAAAAAAKVPAAQRPLAAASSSGGAEASLAKAEPGISSTVPAGAPALAISGGVWSQNPAQRMLIVNGQVFSEGSELAPGVRLQEVKPQRAVLEFRGQRYSVPY, encoded by the coding sequence ATGTCCTACATCCTCGACGCCCTGCGCAAGGCCGACGTCCAACGCGAGCGCAACCGCCTGCCGGGGCTGCAGGCGCAGCCCCATGCCACGCCCGAGCCGGCAAGACCGATCGCTCGGGGCGCCTGGCTGCTGGCAGGCGCAGCCGCCGTGCTGGGAATCGGCGGGGTTGCCGCCTGGCAATCGCTGCAGGGCGGCCCGGTAACCGATTCCGCGCCGCCGGCTGCGCCGGCCGTGGCGGTTGCCGCGCCGTCGCCGACCCCGCAGCCGGCACCCGCCGCGCAGATCCTGCCGCCGGCGCCACCGCCGCTGCCCGCACCGGCACCGGCAGCGGCAGCGGCAGCGGCGAAGGTCCCTGCGGCCCAGCGGCCGCTCGCCGCCGCCTCTTCGTCGGGCGGCGCCGAGGCATCACTCGCGAAGGCAGAACCGGGGATTTCCTCGACTGTTCCGGCCGGGGCGCCGGCGCTGGCGATCAGCGGCGGCGTCTGGTCGCAGAACCCGGCCCAGCGCATGCTGATCGTCAACGGCCAGGTGTTCAGCGAGGGCAGCGAACTCGCGCCCGGCGTGCGGCTGCAGGAAGTGAAGCCGCAGCGGGCGGTGCTGGAGTTCCGCGGCCAGCGCTACTCGGTGCCGTACTGA
- a CDS encoding ExeA family protein yields the protein MYAPYFGLSQEPFSIAPDPRYLFMSERHREALAHLLYGLGGGGGFVLLTGEIGTGKTTVCRCFLEQIPADCNVAYIFNPKLTVTELLQSVCDEFRIEVPRPEGRAPTVKDYLDPLNAFLLQSHAQGRNSVLIIDEAQNLSADVLEQLRLLTNLETRERKLLQIILIGQPELRDLLAQPQLEQLAQRVIARYHLDALRRDETEHYVRHRLEVAGLSRALPFERRALERIHRRSGGVPRRINLLCDRALLGAFGRSEPAVTPAIVDQAAREVFGGETARPAATRWRQSAALLAIGFVAGAGLLLAARLWLEPTTAAVAAPAAASEEDAAAPSRAGTGTVAAPEAATAVVPVSAPAAAVPPTLFGDEKQAWRELARGWQAQVGEGEPCAELARDSLHCFTRVLPLALIRQLDRPGIVVLDRHSGKPSYAVLTALGDKAAVLSAAGTEQTVTLAALAARWNGEWATLWRAPPGFDARSPERSSAGVAAWVGAQLAKAGGNEARAGGLHERIRSFQLAHGLPADGVLGPLTFMQLNRSAGVDEPRLRAVP from the coding sequence ATGTACGCGCCGTATTTCGGGCTGTCGCAGGAGCCGTTCTCGATCGCGCCGGACCCGCGCTACCTGTTCATGAGCGAGCGCCACCGCGAGGCGCTGGCCCACCTGCTGTACGGGCTGGGGGGCGGCGGCGGCTTCGTGCTGCTGACGGGCGAGATCGGCACCGGCAAGACCACCGTGTGCCGCTGCTTCCTGGAGCAGATTCCGGCCGACTGCAACGTCGCCTACATCTTCAATCCGAAGCTGACGGTCACCGAGCTGCTGCAATCGGTCTGCGACGAGTTCCGCATCGAAGTGCCCCGCCCCGAGGGGCGCGCGCCGACCGTCAAGGACTACCTGGATCCGCTCAATGCCTTCCTGCTGCAGTCGCACGCGCAGGGCCGCAACAGCGTGCTGATCATCGACGAGGCGCAGAACCTGTCGGCCGACGTGCTGGAGCAACTGCGCCTGCTGACCAACCTGGAGACGCGCGAGCGCAAGCTGCTGCAGATCATCCTGATCGGCCAGCCCGAACTGCGCGACCTGCTGGCGCAGCCGCAACTGGAACAGCTGGCCCAGCGCGTGATCGCGCGCTACCACCTCGACGCACTGCGCCGCGACGAGACCGAACACTACGTGCGCCACCGGCTGGAGGTGGCGGGCCTGTCGCGCGCATTGCCGTTCGAGCGGCGTGCGCTCGAGCGCATCCACCGGCGCAGCGGCGGTGTGCCGCGCCGCATCAACCTGCTGTGCGACCGTGCGCTGCTGGGTGCGTTCGGCCGCAGCGAGCCGGCCGTAACGCCGGCCATCGTCGACCAGGCGGCGCGCGAGGTGTTCGGGGGCGAAACGGCGCGCCCGGCGGCGACACGCTGGCGGCAATCGGCCGCGTTGCTGGCCATCGGCTTCGTGGCCGGCGCGGGCTTGCTGCTGGCAGCCCGGCTCTGGCTCGAGCCGACGACAGCCGCCGTTGCGGCCCCGGCAGCGGCCAGCGAGGAGGACGCCGCTGCACCGAGCCGGGCCGGCACCGGTACCGTGGCCGCCCCCGAGGCGGCGACCGCCGTGGTACCGGTCTCGGCGCCGGCCGCCGCAGTCCCGCCGACCCTGTTCGGCGACGAGAAGCAGGCCTGGCGCGAGCTGGCCCGGGGTTGGCAAGCGCAGGTCGGTGAGGGCGAGCCCTGCGCCGAGCTGGCGCGCGATTCGCTGCACTGCTTCACTCGCGTGCTGCCGCTGGCGCTGATCCGCCAGCTCGACCGGCCCGGCATCGTGGTGCTGGACCGCCACAGCGGCAAGCCTTCCTATGCGGTGCTCACGGCGCTGGGCGACAAGGCGGCCGTCCTGTCCGCCGCGGGAACCGAGCAGACCGTCACGCTGGCCGCCCTGGCCGCGCGCTGGAACGGCGAATGGGCCACCCTGTGGCGGGCGCCGCCCGGCTTCGATGCGCGCTCGCCCGAGCGCAGCAGCGCCGGCGTGGCCGCATGGGTGGGCGCGCAACTCGCCAAGGCGGGCGGCAACGAGGCGCGCGCCGGTGGCCTGCACGAGCGGATCCGCAGCTTCCAGCTGGCCCACGGCCTGCCCGCCGACGGCGTGCTGGGACCCTTGACCTTCATGCAACTCAATCGCAGTGCCGGCGTGGACGAGCCGCGGCTGCGCGCGGTGCCCTGA